The Oceanispirochaeta sp. DNA window CCGATCCTCTTTCTGGCCCACTACGATGTCGTCCCGGCGGAGGAACAGGGGGATGAAAACTGGCAGAAATCTCCCTTTGGCGGAATCATCGAAAAGGAGATACTCTGGGGCAGGGGAACCCTGGATATCAAGTCTCAGCTGGCCTTTCTGATGGAAACGGCGGAAACACTGCTCCAGGAAGGATTCAGCCCCCGACGCACCCTCTATTTTGCCTTTGGGGGAGATGAAGAGATTTCCGGAGCCAGGGGTGCTCAGAAACTGGCAATGAAATTCAAAGAGAGGGGATTGAGATTCGCCATGATCATGGATGAGGGAGGAGTCATTGCCCGGAATATGCTGAGTTTTCTGGGAGACAAACCGGCAGCCCTTATTGGTCTGGCGGAAAAGGGATATGTCACCTTTAAAATCACCGCAAAGGGAGAAAGCGGCCACTCCTCCATGCCTCCTGCAGCCGGTACGGTCATAGCCACTCTGGCCAGAGGAATTACAAGGATAGGAGACAGGCGTCACCCTTCCCTTCTCACTCCCCAGATTAGAGGGATGCTTGAGGGATTTGTCCCCTGGGTCTCTCTTCCTCTGGGACTCGTCTTTGCCAATATCTGGTTCTTCAACCCCCTCATCCGGCTGATCTTTTCCGGCAGCAGGAGTACGGACAGCCTGATCAGAACAACCCAGGCTGTAACTGTAGTCCAAGGGGGAGAGCAGGAAAACATCATTCCCGGAGAGGCCGGCTGCCTGGTAAATCACCGGATTCTGCCTGGAAATACAATTGAATCCATCAAAAAAAGGTATATGAGAAAACTCAAAGGTCTGAACCTCACCATGGAAGATGCAGGCAACTGGCCCTCGAACAACCCGATTGAACCGGAAAAAGGAGAAAATCGGGGGTTTAACTGGATCAGGGAAGCCCTCCAGGAAAGCCATCCCGAGGCTGTGGCCGTTCCCTTCCTGGTCAACGGTTCAACCGACTCCAAGTACTACAAGGATCTGACAGGTCAGATCGTCCGCTTTACCCCCCTGATTCTGAATCAGGAAGATATCAACTCCATTCATGGAGTCAATGAAAAGGTTAGTCTTGAAAATCTGGAGAGAGGCCTCCAATTTTACCGATCTCTCTTTGTAAAATTATAGAATGACACAACCCTAAGGAAACATGCCATGAGCAACCAAGACAAAGATGAATCTATGCTGAAAATAGGGCTGAAACCCTTCCTTACCGCCTTCGGGATACTCTTTATCCTGATCATGGTATCGGGATTCCTTACCCGCTGGATTCCAGCCGGAAACTATGAACGCATCCTGGAAGAGGGACGGCTGAAAGTCGTAGCCGATTCCTTCGCCTATGTTGAATCTGCCGGTTATCCCGTCTGGCGCTGGTTTACCGCACCGGTCGAGGTCATCTGGGGGGACAACTGGCTGATGGTCCTCGTCCTCTCCCTGTTTATGGTCTTTCTGGGCGGCTCTTTTACGGTTCTCGAAAAAGGCGGTGTCATGCAGGAGCTCCTCGCAGGAACGGTGCGCCGTTTCAAAGACCGCAAATATGTCTTCATGGCCATTATAATCTTTGTCATGATGTTTCTGGCCGCTTTTGTCGGGGTCTATGAAGGACTGGTCCCTCTCATCGTCATCATTGTCCCCCTGGCTCTGGCACTGGGATGGGATTCTCTCACCGGCCTGGGAATGAGTCTTCTGGCCCTGAGCTTTGGGTTTGCCGCAGCCGTCACCAATCCCTTTACCATAGCGGTGGCCCAGAAACTGTCGGGCCTCCCCCTCTTTTCGGGAGCCTGGTTCAGAATTCTATTCTTTATTGCCGTCTACATTATCTGTTTCCTCTCCGTCAGGGGTTATGCCAAAAAGATTGACAAAAACCCGAAATCGTCTGCGGTGTATGAGGCGGACAAGGTTCTAAAGGAACGGTTTTCACTTGAAAAGGTACTTCAGGCAGGCAACGAAGCCAGTCCGGCCAAGGTCAAGGCGGCTCTGTTTTTCGGCATCTGTCTGGGAGTGGCCATCGTTTTTATGATTCTTGCCGGAATCATTCCCGGGATACCCTCGGACGCAGCCTTCCCGACAGTCGCCCTCCTCTTTCTTATCGGAGGAACCGGAGCGGGCATCATTGTGGGCTATAAGGGAATGGAACTCCTGAGGATTCTGATCTCGGGAGCCATGAACATGATGCCGGGGATCGTCCTGATTCTCATGGCCATGAGCGTTCCTCACATCATGACCCGGGGACAGGTCATGGATACCATCCTCTATCATGCCAGCGAAATGATCAGCGGAACCAATCCCTACATCGCGGCATTCTATATCTATGTGCTCACCCTCTTTCTGAACTTCTTCATCAGCAGCGCCTCTGCCAAGGCCTTTCTTGTCATGCCTATCATCGCCCCCCTGGCCGACCTGGTGGGACTGACCCGTCAGACAGCGGTGTTTGCCTTTGATATGGGAGACGGATTTTCGAATATGATCTTTCCGACCAATGCCCTGCTGCTCATCGGCCTCAGTTTCACCGTTGTCAGTTATCCCCAATGGATAAGATGGACCTGGAAGATGCAATTGGCCATTGCCGGTATTTCTATGGTCTTTCTGATGGGTGCTGTAGCCATAGGGTTTGGACCGTTTTAAAATGGAATTTCAGGAAGTGACTGTTAATGACCTGATGCAAAAGGGATATAGCTATCTCTTAACAGAACCGGAGGGACAAAACTTTCATCCTGATTTTAAGCCGGAACTCACCCCGAAAGAAATGCTGTCCCTGGGTGTCTTCGGGGGGAAATATATGACCGACTGCAGGAGTGAGTTTCCCTCAGACTGGTTTGAGAAGGCAAGACTCTCCCCGGGTGGTCATCTCCCCCAGCTCAATTACTTTGCTGTCAACGCCTCCCAAAGCCTGAAGATCTGGCAGTCAAAAGGCTGGATCTATCCGGAAGATCCAAGGGGCTGGTTTCAATGGTACTGCCGTTACTATCGGGGAAGAAGAATCGGTGATGATGACCGCCAGATAAAACGCTGGCGCCTCATTACCCGGCATGCCGCCCAAATCCGGAAAAACTGTGCCTATCGGGACCTCTCCTGCCGGCCGAAACAAAGGCAGGCTTTGATGAATTGGGCCTATGACAGCAGAAGATTCTAACAGATTATCTTTTATTCAAGACACCCCTTTCCTCAAATCCCGCAGGGGAGCCGGAAATGGTCCTCAGACCTCCTTCACTATTTTTGAAATCAATCACTATATCCGAGTTCACACTCTCCTTAATCACCTGGCTCATGGCCCCTTTTGCGGGAGCCTTGAGAGAACCGCCCTCTTTGCCCTCCACCCGGCAGCTTAGGGACTCCTTCCCGTCAGTCAATGTGAAACTACCTTTCCCGATCCCCTGAAAATCCAGGGATGAAATCCGCCAGCGGTTCCATGTACCAAAGACTCTTGTCTGTCCTCGATTATGAAAAAACCCCAAAAACCCGGTAAAGCAGATGGGTCCCAGAGGAATCAGGGCCACAGCCAGCATAAAAGAAGTATCGGGTTCATCAAAATTATTGCACTGAAGCCAGATATAGGACGAGGGGAAATTCCACCCCCAGTCTTTCTCTATATACCCCAGGCCCTCTGTAAAATCGATCTTTTGCTGATTAAACAGGAGTTCTCCCTTGATAAAATGATTCATCGACAGAACATCGTGCCGGCATTCCATACCCGGAATATAAGAAAACCAACCCATAATTCCGGGGTTTGAGAATGATCGGGGAAAGGAAAGGGACTGCTCATATTGAAGATCTCCCGAAACCTGCAGATCCTTCTCATCAATCCTGATACGGCAGCCCTCCTGTGAGAACAGGGAATCTCCCAGTCTGATGGAAAAATGTTTCCGGTCGGCCTCAAAGGATTCCAGGGGGTAGCTGCAATACCAGGTTTGACCGCTGATTCCATCGATGACCTGAATAAAGCAATGATTTCCCTCCCGGGACAGGGAAACACCCGGAATAAATGAAAGGACCCGGGATTTGTCAGAACTGACATGTTTGAGGTACCAGCCCTCAAAATAGAATTTTCTTTTAAACTTCCCCTGGAAAGGGGCTGGATTTAGAAATGATTTCATGATCTTCAACCTTGATGTAAAATTATGCTCATTTAGAGGAAACAATTTCCTACATTCCCGTAGCATTTACCGGTTTTTCCTTTTAGACTGAGTGCAAACATTGATTAACTATCTTCAGCATATACAAAAAATACCATATGATTTTAAAATTAACGCAAAAAAAATATTATATAATGGATAGATTATGAAACTTAGAACACAATTACTTCTCAATACCTTTTTCGTGATAATCCTGTTTATCCTCTCCTATGCAGTCATCATCATTGAATTACAAAAGGTTCAGAAACTTCAGTCTCTTTCCGAATCTGCTATCAGACTGCAAATTGCAGGCCGAGACTTCCATATCAGTACCAACCAGGTTTTTATGGAACGGAATGAGTTTTCCATACTGATCAAGAACTGGAAAGAAAAATCAAATCAATTTGAACTCACCCTGAAAGACCTGATCAATCAGAGTGCCCGAATAAACCTCCCCGATGAAATCATTTCGTCTCTGGATTCCCTGTCCAACAGTGCTTCTGCTCAAAAGGCATACAGGGACCCCTTTGAAGAATCCACCCGCATGATACTCGAAGATTCGAAGCTTTCCTCTAAAGTTCAATTCAGTGGTCTCCACGGATACTTCCTAAGCCGCAGCCCTGATGAAGATCCAGGGTGGCAGCTTCTCCTTGGAGATTTGGAAAAGAATGTGGAAAATGTATACAAAGGCTACAGCACTCTGAACAACAGCCTGACAAACCTTACAAACCGTCTGGATTCCTATCAGTCAGAATTAATTCAGCGTGATGCCCTGTTTCTTTTTCTCATGATTCTTCTTATTACATCATTCAGTATCATCTATGTCATCCTTTTCAGTCAGAAGCTTTCACAGAATTTCACTCACCTGGAAGCCACAATGAAACACCTGGCGGATAGAGACCTCACAATTTCTACCGATTTAAAAGGCAGCCGGGAAGTGGTGGCATTGGGATCTCATATCAATGGAGTAGCAGAATCCTTTAAAAGTTTCATTCAGGAAGTCAACCAGGTTTCTGATCAGACCATCTGCCTCCAGGACACACTGGCTGCGGGAACAGCCGAAACCCTGGCGGCCCTGCAGCAGATCACAAAAACCATTGATGTTCTGGAAAAGACAATTGCCACGATGGAAGGGGATACAGACAAGACAGAAGAATCGGTGCATTCCATCTCCCTTCAGATACAGCATCTGAACGAAAACATTAACAATCAATACACCCTGATCCAGTCAAACTTGAGCGCTAATGAGCAAATATCCGCCTCCGTGATCAGCATCAGCAGGCTGGCGGAACAGGGAAATGAAAAGTCCTCCGTCATGGTTGGAAAGCTTATTGAGGGAGAAGATCTGGTCGAGTCCTCTCACAACATTATCATGAAGGTCTCAAATACAATCCAGGAAGTCATGGCCGTGACAGGGATCATCAACGAAATTTCTGATCAAACCAATATTCTCTCTATGAATGCCTCCATTGAATCGGCCCATGCCGGAGAAGCGGGAAAGGGTTTTGCAGTAGTGGCGGAAGAAATCCGGAATCTGGCTGAATCGACCTCTGAAAACTCCCATCAGATTGACGAAACCCTGAAAAAAGTCTCCCTCCAGATAGACGAAGCACTCAAGGCAAGTACAGAGAGTTATAAATCCGTAGGGTACCTGAAGGAAGGCCTCACAGATCTGTCGGGATCTCTGATTGAAATTAATCAAGGCATGAGCGAATTATCGGCAGCCAGCAGAGAAATTGTTCATTCATCACAGACCCTGAATTCTATCACCGTCAGCATCAGTGATTCGTCTCAGCAGATTCAGGGTAAGGCGGATGACATCGGGAATGCCGTATCTACCATGAAAAGCGGAACGGAAAATGTATCTCACAGCATCAGAGAGATTGGTGACGGAAGCCGTGAAATCACAAAAACAATGATTGATGTTCATAAGGTCAGCGAAGAAAACAAAGAAGGGTTGAGCCGTCTGAATGACGTCGTTCACAGCTTCAAAATCAATGACCCGGCCCCCCAGGAATGCGTAGAAAACGAAGCATTTATGGAACTGGACACAGAATCCTGAGTCTGGAAGAACCCACTTGAACAATGGGGGAAATTGGGTTAACCTAGTTCAACATTTATGGTTAACACAACAAAGATTGAGATACTGAATCAACTGAAAGACTCAACCCTGTGGCACTCGGGCGAACAGATCAGCCGGGAAATGGGAATCAGCCGTGTGGCTGTGTGGAAACAGATCAAGTCACTCAGCGAGCAGGGTTATCCCATTGAATCCAGCCCCAGGGGATATCGAATAATCCAGGAGAAGGACACTTTGTCCGCCCTGGAATTCAAACCGGATTCAGGCATTCTCTACTATGACGAGCTGAACTCAACCATGAATGAAGCGCAGCTTCAGATCATCCGTCAGCCCGGGGAAGTCAAAAACTTTCTGATTTTGGCAGATCATCAATCCGGCGGGGTCGGCAGGGATCAACAGAGCTGGGACTCCCCCAGCGGTGGAATCTACCTGACCTTTGTTACCAGGAATGTTTTTGACAGGAAGGAAGTTCCCCTTATGAAAAAGCGGGGGATTCTCACAGTCCTGAAGACCCTGGCAGAACTGAAGATACCGGATCTCAGCTATTCCCCTGCGGGAGATCTGTTTTTGGGGAAGAAAAAAGGAGCCGGTGTACTGGAAGAATACCAGGTCAGAGGGAACAAGGTTCAATGGTTTGCCCTGGGACTGGGGCTTCACCTCAATGACAGCCCGGAAAAGACAGACACCATGACCTCGGTTCTGAAACACTCGGGAAAGATCTTTCACCGAGCCGACATTGTCCGTATATTGAAAAAGAACTGGGAATCATCCCTGACACTGAAGGCCGCCAGGGTGGAAGAACAACTGGGAGACTATCCGCAGAGGCACTCTCCAGTCGAATAATCACCAAGCTATAGGAGACTTAAATGTCAAAACAATTAATAAGAAGGACGGTCCTCACAGCTGTTTTTACGGCTCTTATCGCCGCCAGTTCTCTCTTCGTCCTTCCCGTCGGGCCGGTACCAGTGGTCATGACGACCCTCTTCGTGGTTCTCAGTGGAATGCTCGGAGGTCCCTGGATCGGTTTGTCCAGTGTTATTACCTACCTCCTTCTGGGTATCATCGGTCTTCCTGTATTTGCAGGCGGTACCGCCGGTCTCGCCAAGGTGATGGGGCCAACAGGTGGTTTTCTCATCGGTTATATCCTGGCAGCTCTGGCAGGAGGATTACTCTTTCATCCAAAAGAAGGCGGCTCCAGAGGGATGACAATGGTTCTGGCTGCCCTGTCGGCATTGATTGCGGGGGCCCTTATTTATGTTCCAGGTCTGCCCTGGCTCAAATACAGCCTCTCCATGGACTGGGCGACAGCGATAAAGGCGGGACTCCTTCCCTTTATTCCCGGATTTTTGATCAAGACCGCTGCAGCAACAGCACTGGCATTCTCCATGAAAGACAGATTCCGTGATTTTCTGAAATCCGGAGAAGAAGAATAATTTGCTTGAAGTCAAAGGACTGAACCGGAGCTATGGCTCCGCCGGGAAAGTACTGAACAATATTAACCTCCGATTTCAAGACGGAAGTTTTACTATTATTGCCGGACCCAACGGCTCCGGGAAGACTCAATTGATGAGGCATCTGAATGGACTCCTCAAACCCCAATCCGGTCAGATCCTGCTGGATGAAACAGACATACAGAAGAATCTGATGGAAGTCAGGCGGCAGATCGGCCTGGTATTTCAGAATGCAGACAGCCAGATTGTCGGGCAGACAGTCGCCTCGGATATTGCCTTTGGTCCGGAAAACCTCAGGTGGTCCCGGGAGAAGATCAACCTGAAGGTCGAAAAAATACTCCAGGAATTATCCATCACAGAATTGAAGAATAGAAGACCCCACACCCTCTCAGGAGGAGAAAAAAGACGCTGTGTCCTGGCGGCCGTTCTCGTCATGGATCCAAGGATCATCGTATTGGATGAACCCTTTACCGGTTTGGACCGTCAGGGTGTTGAAGATGTCCTGAAGGACATAACCCGTCTTCACAGGGAAGGTAAGACCATCATACTCATCACTCATGATCTTGAAAAATCCCTGGCCCATTGTGACAGACTGATCCTGATGGACCGGGGATGTATTCAGAAAGAAGGTCCTCCCGGGGATCTGCTTTCTGAACTCGAGAATTTCGGGATCAGAAAGCCCTGGGGTCCTGATAGAAGCATTGAGAGTATGACTTGGCTGAGGTCATGATTTTTCATTTCAACCCGGGAGAATCCCCGCTCCACAGAACAGATGTCAGGGTCAAACTAATCGGCATGATCAGCCTCAGTCTCCTTCTGCTGTCGGTGAGTGTATTCAGACTTGTATCTTTACTCCCCTTTTTGCTGACTCTTCATATTTCTATCCGGAAAGAAAGCGGAAAGACTGAGATATCCCCCCTATTGATGATCATGCCGTTGATTATTTTTACAGGGAATTTCCTGTCACTGGGATCTACCGGCAGAGGACTCCTGTTCTTTGCTCTCGAAACCGCCCTGTTGCGAACATTTCGCTTTGTATTCATCCTCTGGATGGCCCATCTTTTCACGATCTCGACGGACCCCATGACCATAACACCGGCGTTATACGGTTTTCTCAAGTACATCCCCCTCCTGCCTGCCGCAAGGCTCAGCACCCAGATGGGCCTGTCCCTCACCCTGATACCTCTGATGCTGGATGAAATGACCGAAATCCGGGATGCCATGAGATCCAGATGCGGGTGGAGTCCCCTGCGGCCCTTGAAGAATATTTTTCATATGGGTCTTCCTCTGCTGGACGGGGTCCTGGCAAAAGCCGAGTCACTGTCGGATGCCATGGAATCCAGACTGTATAACGAAGAGGCAACAGAACCTGAGGGACTCTCTAATTCTTCCACCCTGGTTCATACATTGATTCTTTTTGTCCTGATTCTTTTCATACTATTAACAGAGAGATTGATAAAAGCAGATTACGGTCTTATACGGTTTTACTGATTAACAGACCCTGGACCTTGCATTAAATCCTACATATATGTATGATCGTCTTTATGTCAGAAGAAGCCCTCAACTCAAAGCATTACAGAAGAAAAATCAAAGAATTAACTCTCCTATTCGAAATCAGTCAGATCCTGGATCAGGATATGAATCTGAAAGAGGTCATCACTCCCCTCCTGGAACCACTGGCCGAGAATATCGGCATGGAAAGGGGAACCATTACCCTGCTGAACCGTAAAACCGGAAAGATCTCCATTGAAGCCGCCTATGGACTCTCGGATGAAGAGAAAACAAAGGGCAACTACAAAATCGGAGAGGGTGTCACAGGGAAGGTTGTCCAATCCGGACAGCCCATGATCATACCGGATATTAAATCAGAACCGTCCTTCCTGGACAGAACCGGTGCCAGAAAAAGTAAAAGCAGAAAAACATCCTTCATCTGTGTCCCCATTAAAAGCGGAAACGAAGTGATCGGAGCCTTCAGCGTCGATAGACCCAATCTGGATTCATCCATGGATCTGGAAGAGGATGTCCAGCTACTAACCATTGTTGCCAGTATGATTGCCAGAGCCGTCAAGCTGAGGCAGCACTCTGAAGAGGAAAAGCAGAAACTTCTGGAAGAGAACACACGCCTTCAAAATGAACTGAAAGACCGTTTCCAGCCGGATAATATGATTGGTAACTCCCAGGCCATGCAGGAGGTCTTCGACCTGATCGCCCAGGTTTCAAAAAGCGAAGCTACTGTCATGATCAGGGGTGAAAGCGGCACCGGGAAGGAATTGGTTGCCCATGCCATCCACTACAACAGCCTCCGGGCGGAGAAACCTTTTATCAAGGTGAACTGCGCCGCTCTGCCGGAGAGTGTCATAGAAAGTGAACTCTTCGGACATGAGAAAGGAGCCTTTACAGGAGCCTTTGCGACCCGAAAAGGCCGCTTTGAAATGGCTGATGGGGGAACCATCTTTCTAGATGAAATTGGGGATATCTCAGCCATGACCCAGATCAAACTTCTCCGAGTCCTACAGGAACGAGAAATAGAACGAGTCGGCGGCACCCAGACAATAAAAATCAATGTCCGCATTATCGCAGCTACCAACCGGAACCTGGAAAAAGAAATTTTAACAGGAACCTTCCGGGAAGACCTCTATTACAGACTCAATGTGTTCCCCATTCACATACCGCCCTTGAGGGAGAGAAAAACAGATCTGATGCTGCTGGGCGACTTTTTTACCGAAAAATATAGTCAGAAAAACCGAAAACAGGTGAAAAGGATCTCCAGTTCAGCCATCGATCTTTTAATGAGCTACCATTGGCCGGGGAATGTCAGGGAACTTGAAAACTGTATTGAACGAGCCGTGCTCCTCAGTACGGATCAGGTCATCCATGCCTATCATCTCCCCCCCAGCCTGCAATCAGCCGAGTCTTCAGATACAGACCTGCACACCACATTGCTCCAGTCTGTAGAGAATCTTGAAAAGGAGCTCATTAAAGAAGCCTTGAAATCCAACCGGGGCAATATGGCCAAAGCCGCCAGAAAGCTTGATATTACCGAAAGAATCATGGGACTGCGGGTGAAAAGATATGATATCG harbors:
- a CDS encoding energy-coupling factor transporter transmembrane protein EcfT, with the protein product MAEVMIFHFNPGESPLHRTDVRVKLIGMISLSLLLLSVSVFRLVSLLPFLLTLHISIRKESGKTEISPLLMIMPLIIFTGNFLSLGSTGRGLLFFALETALLRTFRFVFILWMAHLFTISTDPMTITPALYGFLKYIPLLPAARLSTQMGLSLTLIPLMLDEMTEIRDAMRSRCGWSPLRPLKNIFHMGLPLLDGVLAKAESLSDAMESRLYNEEATEPEGLSNSSTLVHTLILFVLILFILLTERLIKADYGLIRFY
- a CDS encoding tocopherol cyclase family protein yields the protein MKSFLNPAPFQGKFKRKFYFEGWYLKHVSSDKSRVLSFIPGVSLSREGNHCFIQVIDGISGQTWYCSYPLESFEADRKHFSIRLGDSLFSQEGCRIRIDEKDLQVSGDLQYEQSLSFPRSFSNPGIMGWFSYIPGMECRHDVLSMNHFIKGELLFNQQKIDFTEGLGYIEKDWGWNFPSSYIWLQCNNFDEPDTSFMLAVALIPLGPICFTGFLGFFHNRGQTRVFGTWNRWRISSLDFQGIGKGSFTLTDGKESLSCRVEGKEGGSLKAPAKGAMSQVIKESVNSDIVIDFKNSEGGLRTISGSPAGFEERGVLNKR
- a CDS encoding biotin transporter BioY, with protein sequence MSKQLIRRTVLTAVFTALIAASSLFVLPVGPVPVVMTTLFVVLSGMLGGPWIGLSSVITYLLLGIIGLPVFAGGTAGLAKVMGPTGGFLIGYILAALAGGLLFHPKEGGSRGMTMVLAALSALIAGALIYVPGLPWLKYSLSMDWATAIKAGLLPFIPGFLIKTAAATALAFSMKDRFRDFLKSGEEE
- the nifA gene encoding nif-specific transcriptional activator NifA; the protein is MSEEALNSKHYRRKIKELTLLFEISQILDQDMNLKEVITPLLEPLAENIGMERGTITLLNRKTGKISIEAAYGLSDEEKTKGNYKIGEGVTGKVVQSGQPMIIPDIKSEPSFLDRTGARKSKSRKTSFICVPIKSGNEVIGAFSVDRPNLDSSMDLEEDVQLLTIVASMIARAVKLRQHSEEEKQKLLEENTRLQNELKDRFQPDNMIGNSQAMQEVFDLIAQVSKSEATVMIRGESGTGKELVAHAIHYNSLRAEKPFIKVNCAALPESVIESELFGHEKGAFTGAFATRKGRFEMADGGTIFLDEIGDISAMTQIKLLRVLQEREIERVGGTQTIKINVRIIAATNRNLEKEILTGTFREDLYYRLNVFPIHIPPLRERKTDLMLLGDFFTEKYSQKNRKQVKRISSSAIDLLMSYHWPGNVRELENCIERAVLLSTDQVIHAYHLPPSLQSAESSDTDLHTTLLQSVENLEKELIKEALKSNRGNMAKAARKLDITERIMGLRVKRYDIDYRKYRTNM
- a CDS encoding Na+/H+ antiporter NhaC family protein; the encoded protein is MSNQDKDESMLKIGLKPFLTAFGILFILIMVSGFLTRWIPAGNYERILEEGRLKVVADSFAYVESAGYPVWRWFTAPVEVIWGDNWLMVLVLSLFMVFLGGSFTVLEKGGVMQELLAGTVRRFKDRKYVFMAIIIFVMMFLAAFVGVYEGLVPLIVIIVPLALALGWDSLTGLGMSLLALSFGFAAAVTNPFTIAVAQKLSGLPLFSGAWFRILFFIAVYIICFLSVRGYAKKIDKNPKSSAVYEADKVLKERFSLEKVLQAGNEASPAKVKAALFFGICLGVAIVFMILAGIIPGIPSDAAFPTVALLFLIGGTGAGIIVGYKGMELLRILISGAMNMMPGIVLILMAMSVPHIMTRGQVMDTILYHASEMISGTNPYIAAFYIYVLTLFLNFFISSASAKAFLVMPIIAPLADLVGLTRQTAVFAFDMGDGFSNMIFPTNALLLIGLSFTVVSYPQWIRWTWKMQLAIAGISMVFLMGAVAIGFGPF
- a CDS encoding methyl-accepting chemotaxis protein, with amino-acid sequence MKLRTQLLLNTFFVIILFILSYAVIIIELQKVQKLQSLSESAIRLQIAGRDFHISTNQVFMERNEFSILIKNWKEKSNQFELTLKDLINQSARINLPDEIISSLDSLSNSASAQKAYRDPFEESTRMILEDSKLSSKVQFSGLHGYFLSRSPDEDPGWQLLLGDLEKNVENVYKGYSTLNNSLTNLTNRLDSYQSELIQRDALFLFLMILLITSFSIIYVILFSQKLSQNFTHLEATMKHLADRDLTISTDLKGSREVVALGSHINGVAESFKSFIQEVNQVSDQTICLQDTLAAGTAETLAALQQITKTIDVLEKTIATMEGDTDKTEESVHSISLQIQHLNENINNQYTLIQSNLSANEQISASVISISRLAEQGNEKSSVMVGKLIEGEDLVESSHNIIMKVSNTIQEVMAVTGIINEISDQTNILSMNASIESAHAGEAGKGFAVVAEEIRNLAESTSENSHQIDETLKKVSLQIDEALKASTESYKSVGYLKEGLTDLSGSLIEINQGMSELSAASREIVHSSQTLNSITVSISDSSQQIQGKADDIGNAVSTMKSGTENVSHSIREIGDGSREITKTMIDVHKVSEENKEGLSRLNDVVHSFKINDPAPQECVENEAFMELDTES
- a CDS encoding M20/M25/M40 family metallo-hydrolase, yielding MPFIIFILLFFLLLFIRYFKLNGKDSPTTAAPRENHSAGFPEKLSTLIQIPTVSWTDQDKVDTNLLVKFQDELVRLFPLVHKHLEREVPDPYGIVYQWTGTHPEEEPILFLAHYDVVPAEEQGDENWQKSPFGGIIEKEILWGRGTLDIKSQLAFLMETAETLLQEGFSPRRTLYFAFGGDEEISGARGAQKLAMKFKERGLRFAMIMDEGGVIARNMLSFLGDKPAALIGLAEKGYVTFKITAKGESGHSSMPPAAGTVIATLARGITRIGDRRHPSLLTPQIRGMLEGFVPWVSLPLGLVFANIWFFNPLIRLIFSGSRSTDSLIRTTQAVTVVQGGEQENIIPGEAGCLVNHRILPGNTIESIKKRYMRKLKGLNLTMEDAGNWPSNNPIEPEKGENRGFNWIREALQESHPEAVAVPFLVNGSTDSKYYKDLTGQIVRFTPLILNQEDINSIHGVNEKVSLENLERGLQFYRSLFVKL
- a CDS encoding HTH domain-containing protein, whose protein sequence is MVNTTKIEILNQLKDSTLWHSGEQISREMGISRVAVWKQIKSLSEQGYPIESSPRGYRIIQEKDTLSALEFKPDSGILYYDELNSTMNEAQLQIIRQPGEVKNFLILADHQSGGVGRDQQSWDSPSGGIYLTFVTRNVFDRKEVPLMKKRGILTVLKTLAELKIPDLSYSPAGDLFLGKKKGAGVLEEYQVRGNKVQWFALGLGLHLNDSPEKTDTMTSVLKHSGKIFHRADIVRILKKNWESSLTLKAARVEEQLGDYPQRHSPVE
- a CDS encoding energy-coupling factor ABC transporter ATP-binding protein — translated: MLEVKGLNRSYGSAGKVLNNINLRFQDGSFTIIAGPNGSGKTQLMRHLNGLLKPQSGQILLDETDIQKNLMEVRRQIGLVFQNADSQIVGQTVASDIAFGPENLRWSREKINLKVEKILQELSITELKNRRPHTLSGGEKRRCVLAAVLVMDPRIIVLDEPFTGLDRQGVEDVLKDITRLHREGKTIILITHDLEKSLAHCDRLILMDRGCIQKEGPPGDLLSELENFGIRKPWGPDRSIESMTWLRS